One Scophthalmus maximus strain ysfricsl-2021 chromosome 1, ASM2237912v1, whole genome shotgun sequence genomic region harbors:
- the LOC118300347 gene encoding uncharacterized protein LOC118300347 isoform X2, whose amino-acid sequence MQSPTRANTGPDPVTTAPTETPLDTDTEAQPAHREPHEETIQPEAPVETDTVIASQQDEAGAQTPATVAVTLAVEEETAVQPPREPSEDPGGLEMDSALKPSAPAQSDRNTDPLRDGKKAKKQDKRDASQLSLQCIECHIIFSDPKSKERHLKLSHRAEYEQCILRDALFACYVCDRHFTNSTELMVHQKAHIEKKPFKCPICGVAFNKSSELTLHKKIHFGQDGYACTDCGKPCKTLTLLKYHRRTHTGERPYVCKECGKRFSMSKAMHKHFLSHLPEGAEVEEGATTAKAQRKNKDGPPSVKYSCPICKANFKTTKTRIRHMKIKHNMLPAPASNARAAVQQVKQCTPIITPISICQPGLLQLEPNGPLQKVDSNIDTEQIRRLIESLGNVQKVNQVVILGQVPPHAPPLELQQISQMAEPVNISPPQIDFIGLNQSESKTVEYETLNNRCDSMEQTIILEPITPDGQLENPSFSEFGSHIATGESIELTLVQTKQTERPEGEVMHQILQQPEISVIQSDPVDQMVCQNELADIKQNLEQTVILELTPALIPTLELEQSQTVQQEENPSSSLVPTTELENTPDQTVIDERETSLSVPPLMPTVELELTPLQTEQQDLTSCHFVPSHTITQTPIESETDPKEDDDSQLQTVNLDQIHNVMDGVAPQETQEKAEQKPSEQEPCEKLLVDHNEGQEKSEVEDTSPKHEVPSQLETKQVPQISELPVNVMSAQELVKVRKRKTASAFFFQGYIQEQVRSIHKDDSQIEAKPAKRQRTKKSHLVVKFGPQSKEKKNKKQKKPSQQRQSPQDEETTACLSGKKAASQKKGRKGKKDRKMGHLVSTAEIKSPSSTQESQVQQIREHSRKNKMKKQKEDAREGVVQISEHKTVASPVFKKKKQTKILRNDQPKNAKGRKRKKNPAKEEDVNTKPSEALADTQGPLITQDSLLLLKGHKQPQLKVYKLDPSKASGQTQEASPHESPQDDKHTKSESTKNLSAESKKKGGRPKKNQKALSLLSSLQVSRQLPETLPTKPKTTRKRKASSKVETEGVITSSHSKRALECKDCGERFSELSSLQKHKATVHIVESPGLTYTNGNIFEGVSRLDLYQLPKQRDKVVGVMNAAADWDTEPEMVEMALEERERTVSFPALIPSPSLLVPPPEVETSPYEDKRRSKIDADDQSETFTEIRSPSGQLKNNDTPPNFTSDSASCTSTQTKNVDTRDPLASDEGKREKSNPKHPSSESDVQANTDEDIKEDLLLEVDLVTVGEQNERDDLTLPQESVPQNESEETGNSEVVSSGKLTPPRQVEEATMEKSHTSQTVSCSTHPVEIKEEEEELLVQRKKGGKGAVTKKASRGRRRGSGHLKRGLISKTTSGGDTVRGTESEKEQDECQIVYEEHPITSDSEIHDQIETGTKTSQPEINPEIEANKATAPVACLPLVPLEESPEERVVFELESVTTSVEEIMNEGELKGGAERDREVDQSPGIILEKFLTSRRIEPADTEPCQMTPRSNQRQGLDNITENEVQVSESQEIKVEENTADPLLVAPTCQNRKNASVQPQHQRDIRNVLVKEESSLMLTEAQAPQGSRHIRWNVEPVNNEDTATPSMQSGETSDCCITPEFNTNQCIFYPVKEEEREVLLGATQTSRQSLDHEVSGAAHQTELQCADSVSYEGSHAAQDHQEVSVRGLLSEPGVRDFTDGQAEADAEWPHPTDLWDFLLRSSDEEEQGGFELSDPQLESEAEVMAYFYKNKTNGARQPDKTSQNLSSSTSQLQTSGDENRTREPIDYFSKYFGWDAWVEIAYCTNKCSSMPKPITAREVAQFVGIHIAMGTLKFPSPRLYWEDLTKVPLIAEAMPLSRFLELTCMLKLASPAKDPADSSAQEARPNSDFGLLGKTLPSSVSDGQSLRDKTNDLNSSKTQTDPLWKVQPILCHFKAGCQSLRREGDYAVDQYLLPLTGKLQNNKVSLHCTTLIEFGGLLLHVDFKLNLSDKEDAVEKMVSKGSMVFLCKQELSTPAMLERLLVAGVHGAGRVGGARGQIGDEFVSSDGKLMLRRSHCGFILSTAGNGQRDMASLIDNFEKAQMSARLNRDLRSLYPIPLTASAPTCWPQAVLWYLTDLALVNSWLLYRQDQRALSAPLTLMAFRLEVSKALIHSSGSDTQDSVPPQPPTEKAHTTNETPNPSLVEESPLPDAATRYDGSGHWPEQLGEGEGGRCRFADCQRTSRVLCLKCCVFLCISRNHNCFLNFHNQGSFGKE is encoded by the exons ATGCAGAGTCCCACCCGGGCGAACACAGGGCCAGACCCTGTGACCACAGCACCCACAGAGACGCCACTGGACACGGACACTGAGGCTCAGCCAGCACACCGAGAACCACACGAGGAGACGATCCAGCCTGAGGCTCCTGTCGAGACGGACACGGTGATCGCATCGCAGCAGGATGAGGCAGGGGCGCAGACACCTGCAACCGTGGCCGTCACACTAGCAGTGGAAGAAGAGACTGCTGTGCAGCCTCCTCGTGAGCCCTCAGAGGACCCAGGGGGGCTGGAGATGGACTCTGCTCTAAAGCCAAGTGCACCCGCACAATCTGACAGAAACACGGATCCGCTGCGCGATGGGAAAAAGGCGAAGAAGCAGGACAAACGTGATG CTTCTCAGCTCTCCCTGCAGTGCATTGAGTGCCACATAATCTTCAGTGACCCCAAGAGCAAAGAGCGTCATCTGAAGTTGAGCCATCGGGCAGAATATGAACAGTGCATACTGAGGGATGCCCTTTTCGCCTGTTACGTTTGTGACCGCCACTTCACAAACTCCACAGAGCTCATGGTCCACCAGAAAGCCCACATCGAGAAGAAACCCTTCAAGTGTCCGATCTGTGGTGTGGCCTTCAACAAGTCATCAGAGCTCACCCTTCataaaaaaattcattttgGCCAGGATGGGTATGCCTGCACCGACTGTGGCAAACCTTGCAAAACTTTGACATTGCTGAAATATCACCGCCGGACACACACTGGAGAAAGGCCATATGTTTGCAAGGAATGTGGAAAAAGGTTCAGCATGTCCAAAGCTATgcacaaacattttctgtcacacttgCCAGAGGGAGCTGAAGTAGAGGAGGGAGCCACCACAGCTAAAGCACAACGGAAGAACAAAGATG gtCCTCCTTCAGTAAAGTATTCTTGTCCCATATGCAAGGCAAATTTCAAGACTACCAAGACACGGATACGTCATATGAAAATTAAGCACAACATGTTGCCTGCTCCAGCCAGTAATGCCCGAGCAGCTGTGCAGCAAGTGAAACAATGTACACCCATCATAACTCCAATATCTATCTGCCAACCGGGACTACTACAGCTGGAGCCCAATGGACCTCTGCAAAAAGTTGATTCCAATATTGACACAGAGCAGATTCGCCGACTAATTGAATCTCTAGGAAATGTGCAGAAAGTGAACCAAGTAGTCATATTGGGGCAGGTGCCCCCTCATGCGCCACCACTGGAATTGCAACAGATATCACAGATGGCAGAACCAGTTAATATCAGTCCGCCACAGATAGATTTTATAGGACTGAACCAGTCAGAATCTAAGACAGTTGAATATGAAACTTTAAACAACCGATGTGATTCAATGGAGCAAACAATTATACTGGAACCTATAACACCAGATGGACAACTGGAAAACCCTTCTTTCTCAGAATTCGGTTCCCACATAGCCACAGGTGAAAGTATAGAGCTGACACTTGTACAGACCAAACAAACTGAGAGACCCGAGGGAGAGGTGATGCATCAGATACTTCAACAGCCTGAGATCAGTGTGATTCAATCTGACCCTGTGGATCAAATGGTTTGTCAGAATGAGCTAGCAGACATCAAACAAAACCTTGAGCAAACGGTCATATTAGAACTTACTCCTGCTTTGATACCAACTTTAGAGCTGGAACAATCCCAAACTGTGCAACAAGAAGAAAACCCATCCTCATCTCTAGTACCAACCACTGAACTAGAGAATACTCCAGATCAGACTGTTATAGATGAGCGAGAAACCAGCCTGTCAGTCCCACCACTGATGCCAACAGTCGAGTTGGAGCTGACACCTTTACAAACAGAGCAACAGGACCTTACTTCATGCCATTTTGTTCCatcacacacaattacacaaacacCAATAGAATCTGAAACTGATCCCAAGGAAGATGATGATTCACAGTTGCAGACAGTAAATCTAGATCAGATCCACAATGTGATGGACGGAGTTGCAccacaagagacacaagaaaaagcTGAACAAAAGCCATCTGAACAAGAGCCATGTGAGAAATTGCTAGTAGATCACAATGAGGGTCAGGAAAAGTCTGAAGTTGAGGACACATCACCAAAACATGAGGTTCCATCACAGTTAGAGACCAAGCAGGTGCCACAGATCTCAGAGTTACCTGTAAATGTAATGTCAGCTCAAGAACTGGTTAAAGTGCGGAAAAGAAAGACAGCCAGTGCGTTTTTCTTTCAAGGATATATACAAGAACAGGTCAGATCAATACATAAGGATGATTCACAGATTGAAGCCAAACCTGCCAAACGccaaagaacaaaaaagtcTCACCTCGTTGTTAAATTTGGTccacaaagcaaagaaaagaaaaacaagaaacagaagaaaccaTCACAGCAGCGTCAGTCCCCACAGGATGAAGAGACAACAGCATGTCTCTCAGGGAAAAAAGCAGCATCAcagaagaagggaagaaagggcaaaaaagacaggaaaatgGGGCATTTGGTATCTACAGCTGAAATAAAATCACCTTCATCGACCCAGGAATCACAGGTGCAACAAATCAGAGAGcattcaagaaaaaataaaatgaaaaagcaaaaagaagacGCCAGGGAGGGCGTGGTGCAAATAAGTGAACACAAAACTGTTGCTTCTcctgtatttaaaaagaaaaaacaaacaaaaatattgcGTAATGACCAACCCAAGAATGCCAAGGgtaggaagagaaagaaaaaccctgcaAAAGAGGAAGACGTCAATACAAAACCAAGCGAAGCTTTAGCAGACACACAAGGACCACTCATAACACAagactctcttcttctactaAAAGGCCATAAACAGCCCCAGCTGAAAGTTTACAAGTTAGACCCTTCAAAGGCATCGGGTCAGACACAGGAGGCTTCACCTCATGAGTCCCCGCAagacgacaaacacacaaaaagtgagTCTACAAAAAATCTCTCAGCAGAAAgtaagaagaaaggaggaagacCAAAAAAGAACCAGAAAGCTCTTTCGTTGCTGTCCTCGTTACAGGTTTCCCGTCAACTACCTGAGACACTACCCACCAAGCCAAAGACCACCAGGAAGCGCAAAGCCTCCTCAAAAGTAGAGACCGAGGGAGTGATAACTTCTTCTCATTCCAAACGTGCCTTGGAGTGCAAGGACTGTGGGGAGAGATTCAGTGAACTCTCGTCACTTCAGAAGCACAAGGCAACAGTGCATATTGTAGAGAGTCCAGGTCTCACTTACACCAATGGGAACATCTTTGAAGGGGTCTCCAGGCTGGATCTTTACCAGCTTCCAAAACAACGTGATAAGGTTGTTGGGGTGATGAATGCTGCTGCAGACTGGGACACTGAGCCTGAGATGGTAGAGATGGCtttagaagagagagagcgaactGTCTCTTTTCCAGCTTTGATTCCATCCCCTTCTTtacttgttcctcctcctgaggTTGAAACGAGTCCCTATGAAGATAAACGTCGGAGTAAAATAGACGCAGATGATCAGTCTGAAACCTTTACAGAAATTCGCTCTCCATCTGGTCAACTGAAAAATAATGACACGCCTCCAAATTTCACATCTGATTCTGCTTCATGTACCTCTACTCAGACAAAGAATGTGGATACCAGAGACCCTTTGGCGTCAGATGAAGGCAAGCGAGAAAAAAGTAATCCGAAGCATCCCAGCTCAGAATCTGATGTTCAAGCAAACACGGATGAAGACATTAAGGAGGATTTACTTCTCGAGGTAGATTTAGTCACTGTTGGGGAGCAGAATGAAAGAGATGATCTAACCTTACCTCAAGAAAGTGTTCCCCAAAATGAATCAGAGGAAACAGGTAATTCTGAGGTTGTAAGTAGTGGAAAACTTACACCACCAAGACAGGTTGAAGAGGCAACAATGGAGAAAAGTCATACTTCGCAGACTGTGTCGTGCTCTACGCATCCAGTAGAGAtcaaggaagaggaggaagaattattagtccagagaaaaaaaggagggaaaggagCTGTTACAAAGAAAGCTTCAAGAGGTAGGAGACGAGGATCAGGACATCTAAAAAGGGGATTGATATCTAAGACAACTTCAGGAGGAGATACTGTCAGAGGAACAGAATCAGAGAAAGAACAAGATGAATGTCAGATAGTTTACGAAGAACATCCGATCACATCGGATTCAGAAATTCATGATCAAATTGAGACTGGCACAAAGACTTCACAGCCAGAGATCAATCCTGAAATTGAGGCCAACAAAGCTACTGCACCTGTCGCATGTTTGCCTCTCGTGCCTCTAGAGGAATCTCCTGAAGAGCGAGTCGTGTTTGAGCTTGAGTCTGTCACCACGAGCGTTGAGGAAATAATGAATGAAGGAGAGCTAAAGGGAGGAGCGGAACGTGACAGGGAGGTTGATCAGTCTCCAGGCATCATACTGGAGAAGTTCCTCACCTCCAGACGGATAGAGCCTGCTGACACAGAGCCATGCCAGATGACCCCAAGGAGCAATCAAAGACAG ggtttGGACAACATTACTGAAAACGAAGTACAAGTCTCTGAGAGCCAGGAGATCAAGGTTGAAGAGAATACCGCAGATCCGCTGCTGGTTGCGCCCACCTGTCAAAATAGAAAGAACGCAAGTGTGCAGCCACAGCACCAACGAGATATAAGGAACGTTCTGGTGAAAGAGGAGAGCAGCCTCATGCTGACTGAGGCTCAGGCCCCACAGGGCAGCAGACACATCAGATGGAATGTTGAACCAGTGAACAATGAAGATACTGCCACTCCTT CAATGCAGAGTGGGGAGACAAGTGACTGTTGCATCACACCAGAGTTCAACACCAACCAGTGTATCTTCTACCCGgttaaagaggaggagagggaggttcTCCTGGGAGCCACTCAGACCAGCAGACAGAGTTTGGACCATGAGGTGTCCGGTGCTGCTCATCAGACAGAGCTTCAGTGCGCTGATAGTGTTTCAT ATGAAGGGAGCCATGCCGCACAAGACCACCAGGAAGTGAGTGTGAGAGGACTGTTGTCTGAACCAGGGGTCAGAGACTTTACAGATGGACAag CTGAGGCAGATGCTGAGTGGCCTCATCCAACAGACCTCTGGGACTTTCTCCTCCGGAGTTCTGATGAAGAAGAGCAGGGTGGTTTTGAACTGTCTGATCCTCAGCTTGAATCAGAAGCAGAAGTAATGGCCTATTTCTACAAGAACAAGACCAACGGAGCACGACAGCCAGATAAAACATCACAAAA TTTGTCATCTTCAACAAGCCAGCTCCAAACATCAGGAGATGAAAACAGGACCAGAGAGCCCATTGATTACTTCTCCAAATATTTTGGTTGGGATGCCTGGGTAGAAATTGCCTATTGCACAAATAAATGTTCCAGCATGCCGAAGCCAATCACAGCCAGAGAGGTTGCACAGTTTGTTGGGATCCACATTGCAATGGGAACTTTGAAG TTTCCCAGTCCAAGGCTCTACTGGGAGGACTTGACTAAGGTACCCTTAATTGCTGAAGCCATGCCACTTTCACGCTTCCTCGAGCTGACTTGTATGTTGAAGTTAGCTTCTCCAGCAAAAGATCCAGCGGACAGTAGTGCTCAGGAGGCAAGGCCCAACAGTGACTTTGGACTGCTAGGTAAAACTCTGCCAAGCAGCGTAAGTGACGGGCAAAGCTTACGTGACAAGACAAATGATTTGAACAGTTCTAAAACACAGACTGATCCCCTTTGGAAGGTTCAGCCAATACTGTGCCATTTCAAAGCTGGGTGTCAGTCACTGAGAAGAGAGGGTGATTATGCAGTTGACCAATATCTACTTCCTTTGACCGGGAAGCTGCAAAATAACAAAGTGTCCCTGCACTGCACGACATTAATTGAATTTGGTGGTTTACTCTTACATGtggattttaaattaaatctctCGGACAAAGAGGACGCTGTAGAAAAAATGGTCTCAAAAGGTAGTATGGTGTTTCTCTGCAAGCAAGAACTCTCTACCCCCGCAATGCTGGAGCGCCTTCTAGTTGCTGGGGTGCATGGTGCAGGCAGGGTGGGTGGAGCACGAGGTCAGATCGGGGATGAGTTTGTAAGCTCGGACGGGAAGCTGATGTTACGCAGGTCACACTGTGGCTTCATACTTTCGACTGCGGGGAATGGCCAGAGGGACATGGCTTCTCTCATAGACAACTTTGAAAAGGCCCAGATGTCAGCTCGTCTCAACAGAGATTTGCGAAGTCTTTACCCTATTCCCCTCACTGCGTCAGCCCCAACCTGCTGGCCTCAAGCGGTGCTCTGGTACCTTACAGATCTGGCTTTGGTCAACTCCTGGCTGCTGTACCGACAGGATCAAAGGGCACTTTCTGCACCTTTGACACTCATGGCCTTCAGACTGGAGGTATCCAAGGCTTTGATCCACTCCAGTGGCTCTGATACCCAGGACTCTGTTCCCCCTCAACCCCCCACAGAGAAGGCCCATACAACAAATGAAACGCCCAATCCCAGCCTGGTGGAGGAAAGTCCTCTGCCAGATGCAGCGACGCGGTACGATGGTTCGGGCCACTGGCCAGAGCAGctgggggagggagaaggaggcaggTGTCGTTTTGCGGACTGTCAGAGAACATCTCGAGTGCTATGCCTTAAGTGCTGTGTCTTCCTTTGTATCTCGCGTAACCACAACTGTTTTTTGAATTTCCATAATCAAGGGAGTTTTGGAAAAGAGTAG